A part of Patescibacteria group bacterium genomic DNA contains:
- a CDS encoding class I SAM-dependent methyltransferase has translation MSNQEIIKRFDDCAKDYLEKYYGDKVLNHQGYPQAVIRRQYLFEMLTTKSGNVLDIGCGVGNIAYDFYLLGFRVWGIDISSKMVEEARKKIPAETQIMVERLKDRIAGDSVKTGAVKAIIPEKEPRVEPSLFFDCADFLEKEYPNDFFDCVIALGFIEYVDSPELVIEKISRIAKSGGEVFITVPLNSCIYKKIKKPKKEQDSGNFAYHYFSYKKLDELCGKYGLIKKDFHFFHFFIIPPFIDKILNKIIGADKVIIFNQRFERWSRRVSSRFLAGGYLIKAVKK, from the coding sequence ATGAGTAATCAAGAAATTATTAAACGGTTTGATGATTGCGCCAAAGACTATTTAGAAAAGTATTATGGCGATAAAGTGTTGAATCATCAGGGTTATCCTCAAGCTGTTATTCGTCGCCAGTATCTGTTTGAAATGCTGACAACTAAAAGCGGTAATGTTTTAGACATTGGTTGCGGCGTTGGCAATATTGCTTATGATTTTTATCTTCTGGGATTTCGGGTTTGGGGAATAGATATTTCTTCAAAAATGGTAGAGGAGGCGCGCAAAAAGATTCCAGCAGAAACCCAGATTATGGTTGAAAGATTAAAAGACAGAATCGCTGGTGATTCTGTGAAAACTGGGGCGGTTAAGGCGATAATTCCGGAAAAAGAGCCCAGAGTTGAACCGAGTTTATTTTTTGATTGCGCTGACTTTTTGGAAAAAGAATATCCTAACGATTTTTTTGATTGCGTAATCGCCTTGGGATTCATAGAGTACGTAGATTCGCCAGAGTTGGTGATTGAAAAAATTTCCAGAATTGCCAAAAGCGGAGGCGAAGTTTTTATCACCGTTCCGCTTAATTCCTGTATTTATAAGAAGATTAAAAAACCCAAAAAGGAACAAGACAGTGGAAATTTTGCTTATCATTATTTTAGTTACAAGAAATTGGATGAACTTTGCGGAAAGTATGGCTTAATTAAGAAAGATTTTCATTTTTTTCATTTTTTTATTATCCCGCCGTTCATAGATAAAATTTTAAATAAAATAATTGGGGCTGATAAAGTCATAATTTTTAATCAAAGGTTTGAACGGTGGAGCAGAAGGGTTTCTAGCAGATTTTTAGCGGGCGGTTATTTAATCAAGGCGGTTAAAAAATAG
- a CDS encoding polysaccharide deacetylase family protein, producing MADDLVKNITFSFDDGSREDLRLLELLNRYNLKGTFYVPKNFRLRTLTDADVKLIARTQEIGGHTLHHQTLTELSPAQQRKEIFDSKKYLEELTGKKVGVMSYPNGPYNADIIELLKEAGYLGARTVKRGPFSSPNSFELAVTLQFYPFPLRKKDKNSFLWGRYLFGPLWWHRDLTKYLLPISFLSWKRLSRNSFDYINKHGGTLHFWGHGWEIEKYGFWQEVEAFLKYVSGRDDVEYVTNGELVKKLFYEDTNING from the coding sequence ATGGCTGACGATTTAGTAAAAAATATTACTTTTAGTTTTGATGACGGTAGCAGAGAAGATTTGAGATTGTTGGAGCTGCTAAACAGATACAACTTAAAAGGAACTTTTTATGTTCCCAAGAATTTTCGTTTACGGACATTGACTGATGCCGATGTGAAACTTATCGCCAGAACCCAGGAAATTGGCGGGCACACGCTTCATCATCAGACATTGACCGAGCTGTCACCCGCACAACAAAGAAAAGAAATATTTGATTCTAAGAAATATTTGGAAGAATTGACAGGCAAAAAAGTGGGCGTGATGAGCTACCCCAATGGTCCTTACAATGCAGATATTATTGAGCTTCTCAAAGAAGCGGGTTATCTCGGCGCCCGGACTGTTAAGCGAGGGCCGTTTAGCTCTCCGAACAGTTTTGAGCTCGCTGTCACTTTGCAATTTTATCCGTTTCCTTTGCGCAAGAAAGATAAAAACTCTTTTCTTTGGGGTCGGTATTTATTTGGCCCTCTTTGGTGGCATAGGGACCTAACAAAATACCTGCTGCCTATCTCATTTTTATCGTGGAAACGGTTGTCCAGAAACTCATTTGATTACATCAATAAACATGGAGGCACGCTCCATTTTTGGGGTCATGGTTGGGAGATTGAGAAATATGGATTTTGGCAAGAGGTTGAGGCGTTTTTGAAGTATGTTTCCGGAAGAGACGATGTTGAATATGTTACTAACGGCGAGCTTGTAAAAAAATTATTTTATGAAGATACTAATATTAATGGATAA
- a CDS encoding glycosyltransferase family 4 protein, whose product MKILILMDKLPPEDKGGAEIVCLNLAWEYQKQGNEVGVITTTRKKESQGNSLDRGVKVHRIYSNYHNRWQPYVSLYNPWVVARVRKILAKEKPDIVHAHVVHKHLSYYSLKIVKEMDIPLVITLHDCLSICYKKFTCFYDIKDLDNSPNINYKVKSLKCWWCQKLRYFPLRNLFVRRFLNTYPDKVITVSQELKKLVEANGIKVSDTIHNGVDADNFKIDDQEIENFKKLFSLSGKKIVLCAGRLNETKGCNQLLAAMRRVGQNLTDVVLLLLAKKDEYSESLVKRAAESGVKIILTGWLNGKDLIAAYHAADLVVTPSICFDTFGMVNIEAMASEKPAITSCFGGGKEIVIDNQSGYIVNPFDVNIFTKRLKALLTDADKAKEMGECGRKIVQEKFLLEYSAQKYLNLFKELTS is encoded by the coding sequence ATGAAGATACTAATATTAATGGATAAACTTCCCCCAGAAGACAAGGGCGGTGCGGAAATCGTTTGTTTAAATTTGGCCTGGGAATATCAAAAACAAGGTAATGAAGTGGGAGTTATCACAACTACTCGCAAGAAGGAATCACAAGGAAATTCTCTGGACCGCGGAGTGAAGGTCCACCGGATTTATTCTAATTACCATAATCGTTGGCAGCCGTATGTCAGTTTGTATAATCCGTGGGTAGTTGCCAGGGTCAGGAAAATTTTGGCCAAAGAAAAACCAGATATTGTCCATGCCCATGTTGTTCATAAACATTTGTCGTATTACAGCTTGAAGATAGTAAAAGAAATGGACATACCATTGGTTATTACTTTGCATGATTGCCTATCAATTTGCTATAAAAAGTTCACTTGTTTTTATGACATTAAGGATTTGGATAATTCGCCTAATATTAATTATAAAGTCAAATCCTTAAAATGTTGGTGGTGCCAAAAATTAAGATATTTTCCTTTGCGCAATTTATTTGTCAGACGTTTTTTAAATACCTATCCTGATAAAGTCATAACAGTCAGTCAGGAGTTAAAAAAATTAGTGGAAGCCAATGGTATCAAAGTATCAGACACAATTCATAACGGTGTTGATGCGGATAATTTTAAGATTGATGATCAGGAAATTGAAAATTTTAAAAAACTTTTTTCTTTGAGCGGGAAGAAGATAGTACTTTGCGCTGGTAGGTTGAATGAAACAAAGGGTTGTAATCAGCTTTTAGCTGCGATGAGGCGGGTTGGTCAAAATTTGACGGATGTTGTTTTACTGTTGCTTGCGAAAAAAGATGAATACAGCGAATCTTTGGTTAAGCGGGCCGCGGAGTCGGGCGTTAAAATAATTCTCACCGGCTGGCTGAACGGCAAAGATTTAATTGCGGCATATCATGCGGCCGATCTGGTAGTGACGCCCTCCATTTGTTTTGATACTTTTGGTATGGTAAACATTGAGGCAATGGCTTCTGAAAAGCCAGCCATCACCTCATGTTTTGGCGGCGGCAAGGAGATTGTAATTGATAACCAATCGGGTTATATAGTTAATCCTTTTGATGTTAATATATTCACCAAGCGGCTTAAAGCGCTGCTAACCGATGCTGACAAGGCCAAGGAGATGGGCGAATGCGGCAGAAAGATTGTGCAAGAGAAATTTCTTTTAGAATACTCGGCGCAAAAATATTTAAATTTATTTAAAGAATTAACCTCATGA
- a CDS encoding B12-binding domain-containing radical SAM protein produces MTDAILFFPKTGPNSTAHLPMSLLMVAAPLVEHGYEVKIIDQRLEDDWQEKLASALNGGVLLVGFSVLTGKQILYGLEASKFIKENSNAKVVWGGVHPSLLPRQTLENHYIDFVIIGEGEQVFERLLEKLKNSDANYSDVDGLGYKKDSEIYINEQKDFIDLNALPSIPYNLVEVEKYVTKKSFASGNPGRNVAIYTSRGCPHRCAFCYNLKFNKRRWRGKSAEKVIIELGHWIDRYNINAFEIEDDEFFVDLNRVREICLKIIEKGWQIEIFSSSRVNYLENMDDDFLKLLFRAGFKTLSFGVESGSPEIQKEIHKDITNEQVFSAVRRLGKAGINSKYYFMCGFPGESIGQLYETIDLIYKMKQEDRRVRIPPWRIYTPYHGTELYEKSILSGWHPPKNLKAWANYDFETANMPWLNRKKKVIIKNAAWMSKYVVLDNNAGGGIKYKLGRLFGKWIDFRWRHHWFFFAPERSILLLVKD; encoded by the coding sequence ATGACGGATGCGATTTTATTTTTCCCAAAGACCGGGCCCAATTCAACGGCTCATCTCCCGATGAGCTTGCTTATGGTTGCGGCCCCTTTAGTTGAGCATGGTTATGAGGTTAAAATCATTGACCAGCGGTTAGAGGATGACTGGCAAGAAAAGTTGGCATCTGCTCTTAACGGCGGCGTTCTATTGGTTGGTTTTTCTGTGCTAACAGGCAAACAAATACTCTACGGTTTGGAAGCTTCTAAGTTCATTAAAGAAAACAGCAATGCTAAGGTGGTTTGGGGCGGGGTCCACCCCTCTTTATTGCCAAGACAAACTCTTGAGAATCATTATATTGATTTTGTAATTATTGGTGAAGGCGAGCAGGTGTTTGAGCGCTTGTTAGAGAAATTGAAAAATAGTGATGCCAATTATTCAGATGTGGATGGCCTCGGATATAAAAAAGATAGTGAAATATACATCAACGAGCAAAAGGATTTTATTGACCTAAATGCTCTGCCGTCGATTCCTTATAATTTAGTTGAAGTTGAGAAATATGTTACCAAAAAATCATTCGCTTCGGGAAATCCTGGCCGAAATGTGGCTATTTATACCAGCCGCGGTTGTCCGCATCGTTGTGCGTTTTGCTACAACCTGAAATTTAACAAACGGCGCTGGCGAGGCAAGTCAGCCGAGAAGGTAATAATCGAGCTTGGACATTGGATAGACAGGTATAATATCAACGCTTTTGAAATTGAAGATGACGAATTTTTTGTTGATTTGAACCGCGTGCGTGAAATCTGCCTAAAAATCATTGAAAAAGGTTGGCAAATAGAAATATTTTCCAGCTCGCGGGTAAATTATTTAGAAAATATGGATGATGATTTTTTAAAATTGCTGTTTCGCGCTGGCTTCAAAACTTTGTCCTTCGGAGTAGAATCTGGCTCGCCAGAGATCCAAAAAGAAATTCATAAGGATATAACGAACGAACAGGTGTTCTCCGCAGTGAGGCGGTTGGGCAAAGCCGGCATCAATTCAAAATATTATTTTATGTGTGGTTTTCCCGGCGAGTCCATTGGGCAGTTGTACGAGACGATTGATTTGATTTACAAAATGAAGCAGGAGGACCGGCGCGTGCGCATTCCGCCTTGGCGCATTTATACGCCATATCATGGCACCGAGTTGTATGAGAAGAGTATTCTGTCTGGTTGGCACCCGCCCAAGAACCTCAAGGCCTGGGCAAATTATGATTTTGAAACAGCGAATATGCCCTGGCTGAACCGAAAAAAGAAAGTTATTATAAAAAACGCCGCTTGGATGTCAAAATATGTTGTTCTTGACAATAATGCCGGCGGCGGTATAAAATATAAACTGGGCCGGTTGTTTGGCAAGTGGATTGATTTCAGGTGGCGGCATCATTGGTTTTTCTTCGCGCCGGAAAGATCAATTCTATTGCTGGTAAAAGATTAG
- a CDS encoding B12-binding domain-containing radical SAM protein, with translation MKVLLVNPARTYYKGSKGVRLGLPLGLMYIASVLEKNSIPVKIFDTLISASTKITEHSDHIYHGVGDDFFKEVIVREKPDVVGITSPFTAQVGNSCEAARLIKEVDPNIFVVIGGPHFAVLGQEFLKENKNIDAAMIGEGELVMPTLLETIENNQPFNAIDGLIYRSINDSGESVVIANNPKLINDLDSLPFPAYHLIDMERYFDFLREGLYARPGQQKRSISMITSRGCPFNCVFCSIHLHMGKIWRAHSADYVISHIERVVNKYGVEHISFEDDNFTSNFKRCEKIFDYLLEKKINITWDTPNGVRADTLNKDLLKKMKKSGCTELVIGTESGDQDTLDNIIKKNLRLEKVVQVARWCKELKIELNSFFVIGFPGETKEKIQKTIDFAFLLYKKFNVRPNLMTATPLIGTELHKIVVSNGYLIEEVTAENLALATQPRGKPLIKTPEFSPEDLKESDRELKTRLARLNLVRRLINPREWLRLLRLFLSRPSRLILYLKKLCG, from the coding sequence ATGAAAGTTTTGCTGGTTAATCCGGCTCGCACCTATTATAAAGGTTCAAAGGGAGTGAGGTTAGGATTGCCTTTGGGTTTGATGTATATTGCCAGTGTTTTAGAGAAAAATTCCATTCCGGTAAAAATATTTGACACTCTTATTTCTGCTTCCACTAAAATTACAGAGCATTCAGACCATATTTATCACGGGGTGGGTGATGATTTTTTTAAAGAGGTTATTGTCAGGGAAAAACCGGATGTGGTAGGGATTACTAGTCCGTTTACGGCTCAGGTTGGGAATTCTTGCGAGGCGGCTAGACTAATTAAAGAAGTTGATCCCAATATTTTTGTGGTTATCGGCGGACCTCATTTTGCAGTTTTGGGCCAAGAATTTTTAAAAGAAAACAAAAATATTGACGCCGCTATGATTGGCGAGGGCGAATTGGTAATGCCGACACTGCTAGAAACAATAGAAAATAACCAACCTTTTAATGCGATTGATGGATTGATTTATCGCTCTATTAATGACAGCGGAGAATCAGTGGTGATTGCGAATAATCCGAAGCTTATAAATGATTTGGATAGTTTGCCATTCCCAGCTTATCATTTGATTGATATGGAAAGATACTTTGACTTTTTGAGAGAAGGTCTTTACGCTCGGCCGGGCCAACAAAAAAGGTCAATCTCAATGATTACGAGTCGGGGCTGTCCGTTTAATTGTGTTTTTTGTTCAATTCATTTGCATATGGGAAAAATTTGGCGCGCTCATTCGGCTGATTATGTAATTTCTCATATTGAGCGGGTGGTTAATAAATACGGGGTGGAGCACATATCGTTTGAAGATGATAATTTTACATCAAACTTCAAGAGATGCGAGAAGATCTTTGATTATTTATTAGAAAAAAAGATTAATATTACCTGGGATACTCCAAACGGAGTTCGGGCAGATACTCTAAATAAGGATTTGCTTAAAAAAATGAAAAAATCGGGCTGTACGGAGTTAGTAATCGGGACCGAGTCCGGAGATCAGGATACCTTGGATAATATTATTAAAAAAAATTTAAGATTAGAGAAAGTTGTTCAAGTTGCCCGATGGTGCAAGGAATTAAAGATTGAACTTAATTCTTTTTTCGTGATTGGTTTTCCCGGAGAAACTAAAGAGAAAATTCAGAAAACAATTGATTTTGCTTTTTTGCTTTATAAAAAATTTAACGTAAGACCGAATTTGATGACAGCTACTCCGTTAATCGGAACCGAACTACATAAGATAGTTGTCAGTAATGGATATCTAATAGAAGAGGTGACGGCTGAAAATTTAGCTTTGGCAACTCAACCAAGAGGTAAGCCCTTAATCAAGACCCCCGAGTTTTCTCCTGAAGATTTAAAGGAGTCTGACAGAGAATTGAAGACACGGTTAGCGAGATTAAATTTAGTCCGAAGATTAATAAACCCCAGGGAGTGGCTTAGGTTGTTGAGATTATTTTTAAGTAGGCCTTCAAGATTAATTTTGTATCTAAAAAAGCTTTGCGGTTGA
- a CDS encoding CotH kinase family protein: MPKLFRIFKYIPGTQNRFFKKLILVFFILGLIAVIFLTIFVAEYKDFNDVIKAKVPKLSWLAESYNLLDVLYFYSYFQETKLPKYEIIIEEENLKVLNENLPDISEITLSEEYKKNSVPAILKYNGEDFEVKVRYRGDSQVHWAYPKKSWRVELTNKTMEDKGLINGMESFNLIIGGDRSLVTEQLSYYRSKKLGLAVPHSEFVDLEINGKYQGAYWLLETWDKTFLEKNKVASDINLYGENVERYEQKNIFASTDRWTKYTSDEMALFDNFAEVEQLLYLLEIPDEEFYEKISELVDLDSFYKWNTITLLVGGDGQKYSNNIRMYFDNTQGKFNFIPWDISQVERPELYDAYVSPIIDRILSNPRFLQERNNYLWDYVKNEENLEDDLKYYDELFGKVKISFHKDHLKLYSNLFFDRQVSNRRKLLIEQVENIKNKLSEAKVSVEARIDTDFNSSRRVVADLNFLTQNFNSLNIKKISFRWDEPGSFKLYDDTNNNGIWDDKDQLVGNFKRDNKWHEIDLNKEIFARRDYDDYKKFKQDKFYQENFFNPVNIIITPYRLFIVSQVPKFVPENFKFKIENSLTGKEADLTKRFIDLATFANFEDIFKNREQFILDNPIFKLNEEGIVLQTGIYQINKDIIIPKNTSLTIQVGTILNFASSTSMVSYSPVNISGTKNNPIIFTAQDKNRPWGVLGLTSGADGSIINYAIFEHGSDDYINGIYFSGMVSSYFAKTAIDNSTFQYAQADDGLNIKNSSSTISNSFFHRNSADGLDLDFSNSRVENNRFIGNGNDGLDLSSHQPFILNNYIEGSGDKGISIGEDSKAIIINNLMKDNKIGIEIKDLSEPQVINCTIIGNEIGINSYQKKAIFGGGHGKVYNSVIWANDEQITFDNKSTISINQTDVEGGYEGNGNLNLDPKFADDFKTQNSQMRINLDYLKQYLEILPKELFMGIY, translated from the coding sequence ATGCCTAAACTGTTTAGAATATTTAAATATATTCCCGGAACCCAAAACAGGTTTTTTAAAAAACTTATTTTGGTTTTTTTCATTTTAGGTTTGATAGCTGTTATCTTTCTGACAATTTTTGTGGCCGAGTATAAGGATTTTAATGACGTAATAAAGGCCAAGGTTCCGAAGTTGTCTTGGCTGGCTGAGTCTTACAATCTTCTGGATGTTCTTTATTTTTATTCTTATTTTCAGGAAACAAAATTACCTAAATACGAGATAATTATAGAAGAAGAAAATTTAAAAGTCCTTAATGAAAATTTGCCCGATATTAGTGAAATAACTTTGAGCGAGGAGTATAAAAAGAATTCAGTACCAGCGATCTTAAAATATAATGGAGAGGATTTTGAAGTAAAGGTAAGATATCGGGGAGATTCGCAGGTTCATTGGGCATATCCTAAAAAGTCTTGGCGCGTGGAGTTAACAAATAAAACAATGGAAGACAAGGGTTTGATTAACGGTATGGAAAGTTTTAACTTGATTATAGGCGGGGACCGGTCTTTGGTCACAGAACAGCTAAGCTATTACCGATCCAAAAAATTAGGCTTAGCAGTGCCGCACAGCGAATTTGTTGATTTAGAAATTAATGGAAAATATCAAGGAGCATATTGGCTTCTGGAGACCTGGGATAAAACATTCCTAGAGAAAAATAAAGTGGCATCAGATATAAACCTTTATGGCGAGAATGTTGAACGTTATGAACAAAAAAATATCTTTGCCAGTACTGACAGATGGACAAAATATACTTCAGACGAGATGGCGCTTTTTGATAATTTTGCGGAAGTTGAGCAGTTATTGTACTTGTTAGAAATTCCAGACGAAGAATTTTATGAAAAAATTTCCGAACTGGTTGATTTGGACAGTTTCTATAAATGGAACACGATTACTTTATTAGTCGGTGGCGATGGTCAGAAATATTCTAATAACATTCGAATGTATTTTGACAATACGCAGGGCAAGTTCAATTTTATTCCTTGGGATATCAGCCAGGTAGAAAGGCCAGAGCTTTATGATGCTTATGTAAGCCCGATTATAGACCGGATTTTAAGCAATCCAAGGTTTTTACAAGAGAGAAATAATTATTTATGGGATTATGTAAAAAATGAAGAAAATTTAGAGGATGACTTGAAATATTACGATGAGCTTTTTGGTAAAGTTAAAATTTCCTTTCATAAAGATCATTTAAAACTTTATAGTAATTTATTTTTTGACAGACAAGTTAGCAACCGAAGAAAATTGTTGATTGAACAGGTTGAGAACATAAAAAATAAACTTTCCGAAGCCAAGGTTTCGGTGGAAGCGAGGATTGACACTGATTTTAACAGTAGTCGAAGAGTAGTGGCGGACTTAAATTTTTTAACTCAAAATTTTAATAGTTTAAACATAAAAAAAATTTCTTTTAGATGGGATGAGCCGGGAAGTTTTAAATTATATGATGATACCAATAATAATGGGATTTGGGACGATAAGGATCAGTTAGTCGGGAATTTTAAAAGAGATAATAAATGGCACGAAATTGATTTGAATAAAGAAATTTTTGCCAGGCGGGATTATGATGATTATAAGAAATTTAAACAGGATAAGTTTTATCAAGAGAACTTTTTTAATCCCGTTAACATCATTATTACGCCATACCGTCTTTTCATAGTTTCGCAAGTACCTAAATTTGTGCCAGAAAATTTTAAATTTAAAATAGAGAATTCTTTAACCGGCAAAGAGGCCGATTTGACTAAGCGCTTTATTGACCTGGCCACTTTTGCTAATTTTGAAGATATTTTTAAAAATAGAGAGCAATTTATTTTGGATAATCCGATTTTTAAGTTGAACGAAGAGGGGATAGTTTTACAAACTGGAATTTATCAAATTAACAAAGACATAATAATACCCAAGAATACAAGCTTGACAATTCAAGTCGGGACGATTTTGAACTTTGCTTCTTCTACCTCCATGGTCTCTTATAGTCCGGTTAATATTTCCGGTACTAAGAATAATCCTATTATTTTTACGGCTCAAGATAAAAACAGGCCTTGGGGCGTCCTTGGTTTGACATCCGGAGCGGACGGCAGTATTATTAATTATGCTATATTTGAACACGGAAGCGATGATTATATTAACGGAATCTATTTTTCCGGCATGGTTTCTAGTTATTTTGCCAAAACTGCGATTGACAACTCTACTTTCCAGTATGCCCAAGCTGATGACGGTTTAAACATCAAAAATTCTAGTTCTACTATATCCAATAGTTTTTTTCACCGCAATAGCGCTGATGGTCTAGATTTGGACTTTAGTAATTCTCGCGTGGAAAATAATCGTTTTATTGGCAATGGCAATGATGGTTTGGATCTCTCAAGTCATCAGCCATTTATTTTGAATAATTATATTGAGGGATCGGGCGATAAAGGAATTAGCATTGGCGAAGATTCAAAAGCGATTATTATTAATAATTTGATGAAAGACAATAAAATTGGCATTGAGATAAAAGACCTTTCCGAACCGCAAGTGATTAATTGTACTATTATTGGCAATGAGATTGGCATAAATTCATACCAAAAGAAGGCAATCTTTGGAGGCGGACATGGAAAAGTTTACAACTCTGTAATCTGGGCAAACGATGAGCAAATTACGTTTGACAATAAGTCCACAATCAGCATTAACCAAACTGACGTTGAGGGCGGTTACGAGGGTAATGGCAACCTGAATTTAGATCCAAAATTTGCTGATGATTTTAAAACTCAAAATAGCCAGATGAGGATTAATTTGGATTATTTAAAACAATATTTAGAGATTTTGCCCAAAGAATTATTTATGGGAATATATTAG
- a CDS encoding CotH kinase family protein, which produces MRLRFRYFFRLTKFILAPLVVLFMIAAAVFVIEAKDLRSQPVFARLIAFIDARGINKVLDIFYLHHSFEKRKLPTFKLTVEKDSEKKLDEMARAAIAADFLFDENKEFVPATLVYNGQKYQVDIRYRGDGDIHWKFPKKSWRIRLKGGEHIMGFNNFDLIVPRDRGFVLENLNNYRAGKLGLPSLRDQFVDLEVNGSFHGPYWLVDHDYSESLEVSKRPADVNTYGGYVRGRPQWEDTNDTGRWQKYSEDKVSQFDNYAEMDKLLDFLKNTETEEFYLRIGELVDLRSMYAWQVLTELSGSDHNGFGNSRLYFDNTLGKFSIIPWDIEGGGAPPDYASNLLLARIFKNPQFLHEKNELLWSYVSDAANLKDDLAHYDELYNEVKTSFYKDRKKQVSSYQFDKEVRYWRDTLEAQFEVAKERFARAEVLIGTGAIEGTTRFDVITTNYAGLDFRGVSFKSDASRDFQDLALYFDSNYNGNLDSADEYIDKFEFEDNSYRVQFSKILFAERNYPDDYRDFTASKAEILPTRYTFFVVGAPLAASLTFDITNVFTGEQATKLTNQLK; this is translated from the coding sequence ATGCGTTTGCGATTTAGATATTTTTTCAGATTAACAAAATTTATATTAGCGCCGCTCGTGGTGTTGTTTATGATTGCGGCGGCGGTTTTTGTTATAGAGGCCAAGGATTTGCGGAGCCAGCCCGTTTTTGCCCGACTGATTGCGTTTATAGATGCCAGAGGCATAAATAAGGTTTTAGATATTTTTTATCTTCATCATTCTTTTGAAAAGCGGAAATTGCCTACCTTCAAGCTTACTGTTGAGAAAGATTCCGAAAAAAAATTAGATGAGATGGCCCGGGCCGCGATTGCGGCGGATTTTCTCTTTGATGAAAATAAAGAATTTGTGCCGGCGACTCTTGTTTATAACGGTCAAAAATATCAAGTTGATATCCGTTATCGCGGGGACGGAGATATCCACTGGAAGTTCCCCAAAAAGTCCTGGAGGATTCGACTGAAAGGTGGCGAGCACATAATGGGTTTTAACAATTTTGATTTGATTGTGCCCCGGGACCGGGGATTTGTTCTGGAAAATTTGAATAACTACCGAGCCGGAAAGCTGGGATTGCCGTCTTTGCGGGACCAGTTCGTTGACCTTGAAGTTAATGGCAGTTTTCATGGCCCATATTGGCTGGTAGATCATGACTACAGTGAATCATTAGAGGTTAGCAAGCGGCCGGCTGATGTCAATACTTACGGCGGTTATGTGCGGGGAAGGCCTCAATGGGAAGATACAAATGATACGGGCCGGTGGCAGAAGTACAGCGAGGACAAGGTTTCGCAGTTTGATAATTATGCGGAAATGGATAAACTTCTCGACTTTCTCAAAAATACAGAAACAGAAGAATTCTATTTGAGGATTGGGGAGCTCGTGGACCTTAGAAGTATGTATGCTTGGCAAGTCCTGACGGAACTTTCTGGCAGTGATCATAATGGGTTTGGAAATAGCAGGTTATATTTTGATAACACTTTGGGTAAATTTAGTATTATCCCTTGGGACATAGAAGGCGGCGGGGCTCCACCTGACTATGCCTCCAATCTTTTGCTTGCCCGCATTTTTAAAAATCCTCAATTTTTACACGAGAAGAACGAATTACTGTGGAGCTATGTATCGGACGCGGCTAATTTGAAGGATGATTTGGCCCATTATGACGAATTATACAACGAAGTTAAGACATCCTTTTATAAAGACCGCAAGAAGCAGGTAAGCAGTTACCAGTTTGATAAAGAGGTTAGATACTGGAGAGATACCTTAGAAGCACAATTTGAGGTTGCTAAAGAACGGTTTGCTCGAGCCGAGGTGCTTATTGGGACGGGTGCTATAGAAGGGACGACACGTTTTGATGTCATAACAACGAATTATGCCGGTTTAGATTTTAGGGGAGTGTCATTTAAAAGTGATGCAAGCCGGGATTTTCAAGATTTAGCCTTATATTTTGACAGTAATTACAATGGTAATCTGGATTCTGCTGACGAATATATTGATAAATTTGAATTTGAGGATAATAGTTATCGCGTTCAATTTTCAAAAATTCTTTTTGCCGAAAGGAACTACCCGGATGATTATCGTGATTTTACAGCTTCCAAAGCAGAAATTTTACCGACCAGATACACTTTTTTTGTTGTTGGCGCGCCACTCGCGGCCTCTTTGACTTTTGATATCACTAATGTTTTTACCGGTGAACAAGCAACGAAGTTGACAAACCAGTTAAAATAA